A genomic window from Flavobacterium azooxidireducens includes:
- a CDS encoding endonuclease/exonuclease/phosphatase family protein, protein MWFCILSSILIVCSYLPLIQNPHWFFRFFEFGKLQLLFLLTLTLIGGLLFIEEYSSTTILLIILTSLTIIYHIKDLYPYSTFHSIPKNSKTKSSSNTISVISANVYQENNDYSKFIKLIEKHNPNLFLTMESNKDWENALSHFDTSYPFHVKVALENTYGIHLFSQFEILSHKVHYFVADDIPCIEARMKSKDGYVFNFYGVHPPPPSPTEEDTAKERDGELLSLAKVVKTKNEPCVVVGDFNNVAWAKSSLLFRKTSELIDARVGRGLFSTFHAKYWFFRFPIDLFFHSTDVFVDELKTLDYFGSDHFPIFSSFYINKKNHDQEEMVEKLENGEHKEINEIIQNGKNEKSENRD, encoded by the coding sequence ATGTGGTTTTGTATTTTGTCTTCTATTTTAATTGTTTGCAGTTATCTTCCATTAATTCAAAATCCGCATTGGTTTTTCAGGTTTTTTGAATTTGGAAAACTGCAATTATTATTCTTGTTGACTTTAACTTTAATTGGCGGATTACTATTTATCGAAGAATATTCATCCACAACAATACTTCTGATCATTCTTACATCACTAACCATTATATACCATATAAAAGATTTATATCCCTATTCTACTTTTCATTCGATACCAAAAAATAGTAAAACTAAATCAAGTTCAAACACAATTAGCGTTATTTCGGCTAATGTTTATCAAGAAAATAATGATTATTCTAAATTTATTAAACTGATTGAAAAGCATAATCCGAATTTATTTCTAACAATGGAATCGAATAAAGATTGGGAAAATGCACTTTCACATTTTGATACATCCTATCCTTTTCACGTAAAAGTTGCTTTGGAAAACACGTATGGAATTCATTTGTTTTCACAATTTGAAATTCTTTCGCACAAAGTTCATTATTTTGTAGCTGATGATATTCCGTGTATTGAAGCTCGAATGAAATCTAAAGATGGATATGTTTTTAATTTTTACGGAGTTCATCCCCCACCACCAAGTCCAACCGAAGAAGACACTGCCAAAGAACGTGATGGGGAACTTTTAAGTTTGGCAAAAGTTGTTAAAACCAAAAACGAACCTTGTGTGGTTGTGGGTGATTTTAATAATGTTGCTTGGGCAAAATCTTCACTTTTATTTAGAAAAACCAGTGAATTAATTGATGCTCGTGTGGGAAGAGGATTATTCTCAACTTTTCACGCAAAATATTGGTTTTTCCGTTTTCCGATTGATTTATTTTTTCATTCAACCGATGTTTTTGTAGATGAATTAAAAACGTTGGACTATTTCGGTTCTGATCATTTTCCGATATTTAGTTCGTTTTACATCAACAAAAAAAATCACGACCAAGAAGAAATGGTTGAAAAACTTGAAAATGGAGAACACAAAGAAATCAATGAAATTATACAAAATGGCAAAAATGAAAAAAGCGAAAACCGTGATTGA
- the hpf gene encoding ribosome hibernation-promoting factor, HPF/YfiA family yields MKVNVNAVNFNIDGKLVDFIQVRMDKLEKYYDKVVVADVFLKVESTSEKENKIVEIKIHVPGDDFMVKKQCKTFEEAVDSSTEALERLLLKRKEKIRTHI; encoded by the coding sequence ATGAAGGTAAATGTTAATGCTGTAAACTTTAATATTGACGGAAAGTTAGTAGATTTCATTCAGGTTCGAATGGATAAATTAGAAAAATATTATGACAAAGTAGTTGTAGCCGATGTTTTTTTAAAGGTAGAATCTACCAGTGAGAAAGAAAATAAAATTGTTGAGATTAAAATTCATGTCCCGGGAGACGATTTTATGGTAAAAAAACAATGCAAAACGTTTGAAGAAGCAGTTGATTCTTCTACAGAAGCATTAGAACGTTTGCTTTTAAAAAGGAAAGAAAAAATCAGAACACATATATAG
- the tuf gene encoding elongation factor Tu translates to MAKENFNRNKPHLNIGTIGHVDHGKTTLTAAITKVLSDKGYCQAKSFDQIDNAPEEKERGITINTSHVEYETANRHYAHVDCPGHADYVKNMVTGAAQMDGAILVVAATDGPMPQTREHILLGRQVGIPRIVVFMNKVDMVDDAELLELVEMEIRDLLSFYDYDGDNGPVIQGSALGGLNGDAAWVDKIMELMDAVDAWIEEPVRDNAKPFLMPVEDVFTITGRGTVATGRIETGVANTGDPVEIIGMGADKLTSTVTGVEMFRKILDRGEAGDNVGLLLRGIDKADIRRGMVICKPGSVKPHAKFKAEVYILKKEEGGRHTPFHNNYRPQFYVRTTDVTGTISLPAGVEMVMPGDNLTIDVTLLSPIALNLGLRFAIREGGRTVGAGQVTEIVE, encoded by the coding sequence ATGGCAAAAGAAAATTTTAATCGTAACAAGCCACACCTTAATATTGGAACTATTGGGCACGTGGATCACGGAAAAACTACTTTAACTGCAGCAATTACGAAAGTATTGTCTGATAAAGGTTACTGTCAAGCAAAATCGTTTGATCAAATTGACAACGCTCCTGAAGAAAAAGAAAGAGGTATTACTATTAATACTTCACACGTAGAGTATGAAACTGCTAACCGTCACTACGCACACGTTGACTGTCCAGGTCACGCGGATTACGTTAAGAACATGGTTACTGGTGCTGCTCAAATGGACGGTGCTATCTTAGTGGTTGCTGCTACAGATGGTCCAATGCCACAAACACGTGAGCACATCCTTTTAGGTCGTCAGGTAGGTATTCCAAGAATCGTTGTATTCATGAACAAAGTGGATATGGTTGATGATGCTGAGCTTTTAGAGCTAGTTGAAATGGAAATCAGAGACTTATTGTCGTTCTATGATTATGATGGAGATAATGGTCCAGTTATCCAAGGATCTGCTTTAGGTGGATTAAATGGTGATGCTGCATGGGTTGATAAAATCATGGAATTAATGGATGCTGTTGATGCTTGGATCGAAGAGCCAGTGCGTGATAATGCAAAACCATTCTTGATGCCTGTTGAGGACGTATTTACAATTACTGGTCGTGGAACTGTTGCTACAGGTCGTATCGAAACAGGAGTTGCAAACACTGGAGATCCAGTTGAAATCATCGGTATGGGTGCAGACAAATTGACTTCTACAGTAACTGGAGTTGAAATGTTCCGTAAAATCCTTGATAGAGGTGAAGCTGGAGATAACGTAGGTCTTTTATTGAGAGGTATTGACAAAGCTGATATCCGTAGAGGTATGGTAATTTGTAAGCCAGGTTCAGTAAAACCACACGCTAAATTCAAAGCTGAGGTTTATATTTTGAAAAAAGAAGAAGGTGGTCGTCACACACCATTCCACAACAACTACCGTCCACAGTTCTATGTAAGAACAACTGACGTAACTGGTACTATTTCTTTGCCAGCTGGAGTTGAAATGGTAATGCCAGGTGATAACTTAACTATCGACGTAACTTTGTTGAGCCCAATCGCTCTTAACCTAGGATTACGTTTTGCTATCCGTGAAGGTGGTAGAACTGTAGGTGCTGGTCAGGTTACTGAAATCGTTGAGTAA
- the nusG gene encoding transcription termination/antitermination protein NusG, giving the protein MADSSLKKWYVVRAVSGQENKVKTYIENEINRLQLADHIAQVLVPTEKVVQVRDGKKIAKDKVYFPGYVMIEANLIGEIPHIIKSITGVIGFLGEVKGGDPVPLRLSEVNRMLGKVDELAVTADTQNIPFNIGETIKVIDGPFNGFNGTVEKINEDKRKLEVMVKIFGRKTPLELGFMQVEKV; this is encoded by the coding sequence ATGGCTGATAGTAGTTTAAAAAAGTGGTATGTAGTTAGAGCTGTAAGTGGCCAAGAGAATAAGGTTAAAACTTATATCGAAAACGAAATTAATCGTCTTCAATTAGCAGATCATATTGCTCAGGTTTTAGTTCCTACCGAAAAAGTAGTGCAAGTAAGAGATGGCAAAAAAATAGCAAAGGATAAAGTATATTTTCCGGGCTATGTAATGATTGAAGCTAATTTGATAGGTGAAATTCCACACATTATTAAATCTATTACAGGAGTAATTGGTTTTTTAGGTGAAGTAAAAGGTGGAGATCCTGTGCCTTTGCGTTTATCTGAAGTAAACAGAATGTTAGGAAAAGTAGATGAATTGGCTGTAACTGCCGACACTCAAAATATACCGTTCAATATTGGTGAAACCATTAAAGTTATTGACGGTCCTTTCAACGGTTTCAACGGAACAGTTGAAAAAATTAATGAAGACAAGCGTAAACTTGAAGTAATGGTGAAAATTTTCGGAAGAAAAACACCATTGGAATTAGGATTTATGCAAGTAGAAAAAGTATAA
- a CDS encoding tyrosine-type recombinase/integrase gives MQSNQQAFHDYLQMQKNYSLHTVKAYLNDIAEFESFNKIHFEQDSIDKVVYPQIRSWIVSLVDNNISASSVNRKISSLKSYYKFLLRIKQIEQSPLLKHKALKTPKKIQIPFSEKEVDLVLNQIVYPEGFEGVRDKLIIDLFYTTGIRRTELINLNLSGIDFSNATLKVLGKRNKERIIPLLPIITNQLKSYIVQRNQLQEIKDSDKLFLTQKGVKLNDTLVYRLINMYFSNVSEKVKKSPHILRHTFATHLLNNGADLNSVKELLGHSSLASTQVYTHSSLAELKKVYGNAHPRNQK, from the coding sequence ATGCAATCCAATCAACAAGCTTTTCACGATTATCTTCAAATGCAAAAGAATTATTCTTTGCATACGGTAAAAGCTTATTTAAATGATATAGCAGAATTTGAATCATTCAATAAAATTCATTTTGAACAAGATTCTATAGACAAAGTCGTTTATCCACAAATTAGAAGTTGGATTGTTTCTTTGGTAGATAATAATATTTCCGCTTCATCCGTAAACCGAAAAATTTCTTCCTTAAAAAGTTATTATAAATTTTTGTTGCGAATCAAGCAAATTGAACAAAGTCCGTTGTTAAAACACAAAGCTTTAAAAACGCCAAAAAAAATTCAAATTCCTTTTTCGGAAAAAGAGGTAGATTTGGTTTTAAATCAAATTGTTTATCCGGAAGGGTTTGAAGGCGTTCGTGACAAACTAATTATCGATTTATTTTATACCACCGGAATAAGAAGAACCGAATTAATTAATCTGAATTTAAGCGGAATAGATTTTTCAAATGCAACGTTAAAAGTGTTAGGCAAGAGAAATAAAGAACGTATTATTCCTTTGTTGCCAATTATAACAAATCAATTAAAGAGCTATATTGTTCAACGTAATCAACTTCAGGAAATTAAAGATTCAGACAAATTATTTTTAACCCAAAAAGGTGTTAAATTGAATGATACACTTGTGTATCGATTAATAAATATGTACTTTAGTAATGTCTCCGAGAAGGTAAAAAAAAGCCCTCATATTTTGCGGCACACGTTTGCAACGCACTTATTAAATAACGGAGCAGATTTGAATTCAGTGAAAGAATTATTAGGACATTCGAGTTTGGCTTCAACTCAGGTTTATACCCATAGTAGTTTAGCAGAGTTGAAAAAAGTATATGGAAATGCTCATCCTCGAAACCAGAAATAA
- a CDS encoding ComEA family DNA-binding protein gives MNIKSYFRFAKQQRNGIFLLFLLIILLQLGYFFWISNSTAEIKKPNEEWLAMQSVIDSLKNTNENQKTVIYPFNPNFITDYKGYKLGMSVEELDKLFAFRKQNKYVNSAKEFQTVTGVSDSLLKVISPYFKFPDWINQPKKEYISYSNNKVENNKAIVKIDINQATQEDLIKVYGIGPALSERILKNKESLGGFVSMEQMQFIWGLSPEVIENLNKHFVVTLEPKITKIDINNASVKELAKFPYFNYTIAKEIVTHRSMNGEIKDIEDLTKIKGLPNEKIKIIALYLEF, from the coding sequence ATGAATATAAAATCCTATTTCCGATTTGCTAAGCAACAACGAAATGGGATTTTTTTGTTGTTTCTTCTCATCATTCTTTTACAATTAGGCTATTTCTTTTGGATTTCAAATTCTACAGCTGAAATTAAGAAACCAAATGAAGAATGGCTGGCAATGCAATCTGTTATCGATAGCTTAAAAAATACGAATGAAAATCAAAAAACAGTGATTTATCCTTTTAATCCAAATTTTATAACGGATTATAAAGGTTATAAATTAGGAATGTCTGTAGAAGAACTCGATAAGCTTTTTGCTTTTCGAAAACAAAATAAATATGTCAATTCCGCAAAAGAGTTTCAGACTGTTACAGGTGTTTCGGATAGTTTGCTGAAAGTAATTTCTCCTTATTTTAAGTTTCCTGATTGGATAAATCAACCCAAGAAAGAATATATTTCCTATTCAAATAATAAAGTTGAGAATAATAAAGCAATTGTAAAAATCGACATTAATCAAGCAACCCAAGAAGATTTAATTAAGGTGTACGGAATTGGTCCGGCTTTGTCTGAAAGAATTTTAAAAAATAAAGAAAGCCTTGGTGGATTTGTTTCCATGGAACAAATGCAATTTATTTGGGGTTTAAGCCCTGAAGTAATCGAAAATCTCAACAAACATTTTGTGGTTACTTTAGAACCTAAAATTACTAAAATTGATATTAATAATGCTTCGGTTAAAGAACTGGCTAAATTTCCATACTTTAATTATACCATCGCAAAAGAGATTGTAACGCACCGAAGCATGAATGGTGAAATTAAAGATATTGAGGATTTAACAAAAATTAAAGGATTGCCTAATGAAAAAATCAAAATTATAGCCTTATATTTGGAATTCTAA
- the secE gene encoding preprotein translocase subunit SecE: protein MTKVVNYITEAFQELKTNVTWLPWSEVQRLTIIVAVFTIVFSLATWGVDEVFRKAISGFFNLIKG, encoded by the coding sequence ATGACAAAAGTTGTTAACTATATAACAGAAGCTTTTCAAGAACTTAAAACTAACGTAACTTGGTTGCCTTGGTCAGAAGTACAACGTCTAACCATTATTGTAGCAGTTTTTACAATCGTATTTTCTTTAGCTACTTGGGGTGTTGATGAAGTTTTCAGAAAAGCAATATCAGGATTTTTTAATTTGATAAAAGGATAA
- a CDS encoding acyl-CoA dehydrogenase family protein, which produces MNSEYFTEEHQLFRTTLRDFLQKEVVPHIEKWEKTGTIERFIWKKFGDMGFFGLTYPEAYGGMNLDLFYTVIFLEELQKIKSSGFAAAMWAHSYLAMTHLNAEGDERIKQDYLAPSISGDKIGALCISEPFGGSDVAGMRTTALIKGDKYVINGSKTFITNGIYADYYVVCAKTNPNLGNKGISIFLVDTKTPGISATKLDKLGWRASDTAEIAFDNVEIPLENLMGEEGKGFPYIMQHFALERLIMAVNAHARAEYAIEYTIEYMSQREAFGRTIDKFQALRHTMVEHATDVEHCKIFNYAAVARLNKGEYVVKEATMAKLKSTKVADETIYSCLQMLGGYGYMEEYPLARLLRDSRLGPIGGGTSEILKEILSKMIIDKQNYKPAVE; this is translated from the coding sequence ATGAATTCAGAATACTTTACGGAAGAACATCAATTATTTAGAACAACTTTACGCGATTTTTTACAAAAAGAAGTCGTTCCTCATATTGAAAAATGGGAAAAAACAGGAACCATAGAACGATTTATTTGGAAAAAATTTGGCGACATGGGTTTTTTCGGATTAACCTATCCTGAAGCCTATGGCGGAATGAATTTAGATTTATTCTACACCGTTATTTTTTTAGAAGAACTACAAAAAATAAAATCATCGGGTTTTGCAGCCGCCATGTGGGCTCATTCTTATTTAGCCATGACACATTTGAATGCCGAAGGCGATGAACGAATCAAGCAAGACTATTTAGCACCAAGTATTTCTGGAGACAAAATTGGAGCATTATGCATTTCTGAACCTTTTGGTGGTAGTGATGTTGCCGGAATGCGAACAACTGCTTTAATAAAAGGAGATAAATATGTAATAAACGGTTCAAAAACATTTATTACAAATGGTATTTATGCTGATTATTATGTGGTTTGTGCTAAAACAAATCCAAATCTTGGCAACAAAGGAATTAGTATTTTTTTAGTAGATACCAAAACACCGGGTATTTCTGCAACTAAATTGGATAAATTAGGTTGGAGAGCATCCGATACGGCAGAAATAGCCTTTGACAATGTAGAAATTCCACTTGAAAATTTAATGGGAGAAGAAGGAAAAGGTTTTCCATACATCATGCAACATTTTGCGTTAGAGCGTTTAATTATGGCAGTCAATGCTCATGCTCGTGCCGAATATGCTATTGAATACACCATAGAATATATGTCGCAACGCGAAGCTTTTGGACGCACAATCGATAAATTTCAAGCATTAAGACATACAATGGTGGAACATGCTACTGATGTTGAACACTGTAAGATTTTTAATTATGCTGCAGTTGCTCGATTGAATAAAGGCGAATATGTGGTGAAAGAAGCCACCATGGCAAAATTAAAATCTACTAAAGTAGCCGATGAAACTATTTATAGCTGTCTTCAAATGTTAGGAGGTTATGGTTATATGGAAGAATATCCGTTGGCTCGTTTATTAAGAGATAGCCGTTTAGGGCCAATCGGCGGAGGAACTTCTGAAATCTTAAAAGAGATTTTATCAAAAATGATAATTGACAAACAAAATTATAAGCCCGCAGTGGAATAA
- the rpsU gene encoding 30S ribosomal protein S21, whose protein sequence is MLIIPIKDGENIDRALKRYKRKFDKTGTVRQLRARQAFIKPSIVKRAQVQKAQYIQTLRDSVEM, encoded by the coding sequence ATGTTAATTATACCAATTAAAGACGGAGAAAATATCGACAGAGCGTTAAAACGCTACAAAAGAAAATTTGATAAAACAGGAACTGTTCGTCAGTTAAGAGCACGTCAGGCTTTTATTAAACCATCTATTGTCAAAAGAGCACAAGTTCAAAAAGCTCAGTACATCCAAACATTGAGAGACAGTGTAGAAATGTAA